Proteins encoded by one window of Pseudomonas sp. PSKL.D1:
- a CDS encoding site-specific integrase: protein MKSANEEKENDDFVKLMAEIEEESRESAKAYFEELYETSHGRGGSAAEDGDYDEFLQEFEGDSSEDEKQDYSRQRKGNLNVKLAASPDGDFPISPYSLYKNGRWVLLEAGQFTEISIIIDNSPEDLQPLKRAISYYLLPATNPFGTIRSFVSSQNYADSFKHIQTYVFEANHLDGSAESISIIGDSMLNEALDTVKREGSPHAYNMMFFYINFWLTLSSQGLLPPEYSLKVDASLVDTASRRQDVLDVISSAFVGWKPYSEDELITLLGYAFFWIDEAMPLIVDAKNYLELRSLITDAHYLTSRPDPEFESVLGKKVKGVEVLGFGRGKRFQLYKMKSGERRKYVQLSYTWRLKYKYAIDRVRNAVFILFCLMTGMRRKELAPLKFSDVIKGKDGVWRVYFSRYKTSSDPNYHGDPDFITIPDYLGEAIETFESLRKVGNNYLKGYIFQPALGNVEMNLTDRMIDTVARNVARETGLPQLHVHRFRKTIAELLIHESEANIDVIRMIFGHSSYVMTLRYIARNPFIVSSVVETLREHFAEDFVNVVQAIHTGVYAGEAAHRIATQVESRPEYFGGTVLKTTIMQYVSHLLEGGSVLRIQRTSLGTMCLSHRYDSDDDLPPCLKSRRDLIFPTAPDFSSCHIQCEHNIILQGSKDAIEHNLKFYRSLLINRERLKLEAVSQIEDKIDINERLLRELTGRVVSSEATSSKNLNS from the coding sequence ATGAAGTCCGCAAATGAAGAAAAAGAAAACGATGACTTTGTCAAACTCATGGCGGAAATTGAAGAGGAATCTCGGGAGTCAGCTAAAGCTTACTTTGAAGAACTGTATGAAACCTCCCATGGGCGTGGTGGCTCCGCTGCGGAGGATGGCGACTACGATGAATTTCTTCAAGAGTTTGAGGGTGATTCATCTGAGGATGAGAAACAAGACTATTCTCGTCAGCGAAAAGGTAATTTGAACGTCAAGTTGGCTGCTAGTCCGGATGGTGATTTTCCGATTTCTCCCTATTCGTTGTATAAAAATGGCAGATGGGTACTGCTCGAAGCTGGTCAGTTCACCGAAATTTCCATCATCATCGATAACTCCCCCGAAGACCTGCAACCCCTTAAGCGTGCCATTTCCTACTATCTTCTTCCAGCTACTAACCCATTCGGTACAATCAGAAGTTTTGTGTCTTCTCAGAATTATGCCGACTCGTTCAAGCATATTCAGACATATGTGTTTGAAGCTAATCATTTAGACGGATCGGCGGAGTCCATTTCAATCATTGGCGACAGCATGCTTAATGAGGCCCTTGATACCGTTAAGCGCGAAGGGTCGCCACATGCTTACAATATGATGTTTTTTTATATTAACTTTTGGTTGACGCTGTCCAGTCAAGGCTTGTTGCCGCCAGAATACTCGCTCAAGGTCGATGCTTCCCTGGTTGATACTGCCAGTAGAAGGCAAGATGTTCTTGATGTGATTAGCTCCGCATTCGTTGGTTGGAAACCATATTCCGAAGATGAATTAATAACTCTTCTGGGTTACGCTTTTTTTTGGATCGATGAGGCCATGCCTCTGATAGTAGATGCAAAAAACTACTTGGAGTTGAGGTCTCTAATAACAGACGCGCACTATTTGACCTCGCGCCCAGACCCGGAATTCGAAAGTGTCTTGGGCAAGAAGGTCAAAGGGGTTGAGGTCTTAGGATTTGGACGAGGAAAGCGTTTTCAACTTTATAAAATGAAAAGTGGCGAGCGTCGCAAATATGTCCAGCTTTCTTATACTTGGCGGTTGAAGTACAAATACGCAATCGATCGAGTGCGTAATGCTGTTTTTATTTTGTTCTGTTTGATGACGGGCATGCGGAGAAAAGAGCTTGCTCCCCTTAAATTTTCTGACGTCATCAAAGGTAAGGATGGTGTCTGGCGCGTTTATTTTTCTAGGTATAAAACCAGTAGTGATCCTAATTATCATGGGGATCCGGATTTCATTACAATTCCCGATTATTTGGGTGAGGCTATTGAAACGTTCGAGAGCCTGCGGAAAGTGGGAAATAATTATCTTAAAGGATATATTTTTCAGCCTGCTCTCGGCAACGTTGAAATGAACCTCACCGATAGGATGATTGATACGGTGGCTAGGAATGTCGCCAGGGAAACAGGATTGCCTCAACTGCACGTTCATCGGTTCCGGAAAACGATTGCCGAGCTATTGATCCATGAGTCTGAAGCCAATATTGACGTCATCAGGATGATCTTCGGGCACAGCTCCTATGTAATGACACTCCGCTACATTGCCCGTAACCCCTTCATCGTCTCATCCGTAGTAGAAACCCTCAGGGAGCATTTCGCAGAAGACTTCGTCAACGTAGTGCAGGCCATCCACACTGGGGTCTATGCAGGCGAAGCTGCGCATCGGATTGCAACCCAGGTAGAGAGCCGCCCTGAATACTTCGGCGGCACTGTGCTGAAAACGACGATTATGCAGTACGTCAGCCATCTGCTCGAAGGCGGATCAGTACTCAGAATTCAACGCACTTCGCTTGGTACCATGTGCTTATCACATCGCTACGATTCCGATGATGATCTGCCCCCTTGCTTGAAGTCCAGGCGCGACCTCATTTTCCCAACAGCCCCAGACTTTTCAAGCTGCCATATTCAATGTGAGCACAACATAATTCTTCAAGGCTCCAAAGATGCGATCGAGCATAACTTGAAGTTTTATCGTTCTCTCTTGATCAACCGGGAAAGACTCAAATTGGAGGCAGTGAGTCAAATTGAAGACAAGATCGATATCAATGAGCGTCTCCTTCGAGAGCTTACAGGGCGTGTCGTTAGCTCTGAGGCTACTTCCTCAAAAAATCTAAACAGCTAG
- the tmk gene encoding dTMP kinase — translation MAQGCLIVCDGNNGAGKSSVIRAIEEFLHSRGHSYLVTREPGGTRIGEKIRSVVLDPETPELCDTTELLLFAAARAQHLKEKIIPAIQAGKVVVCDRFTPATVAFQHYGRGIPLSLVQSINGFALEGFSPNLNIILDVDPEIGMRRVASRGEGLDRMEMQKLEFLTRAREGFLRQAEEAPDTFVVIDASQPFDAVSANVLAEVDALLAKLA, via the coding sequence ATGGCGCAAGGCTGTCTGATCGTATGTGACGGAAATAACGGGGCAGGTAAGTCTTCGGTTATCCGTGCCATCGAAGAGTTTCTCCACTCACGAGGCCATTCCTACCTCGTGACTCGCGAGCCTGGCGGAACCCGTATCGGTGAAAAGATCCGGAGCGTGGTGCTCGATCCTGAGACCCCAGAGCTTTGCGATACGACTGAGCTGCTTCTGTTTGCTGCTGCTCGCGCTCAGCACTTGAAAGAAAAGATCATTCCAGCGATCCAGGCCGGTAAGGTAGTGGTGTGTGATCGCTTCACTCCCGCGACGGTAGCGTTCCAGCACTACGGAAGAGGGATTCCCCTAAGCCTGGTGCAGAGCATCAACGGTTTTGCGCTTGAGGGCTTTTCCCCGAACCTCAATATCATCCTGGACGTAGATCCGGAGATCGGGATGAGGCGAGTGGCGTCCCGTGGTGAAGGGCTAGATCGTATGGAGATGCAAAAGCTGGAATTTTTGACACGAGCCCGTGAAGGCTTCCTGCGGCAAGCAGAAGAGGCACCAGACACTTTCGTAGTGATTGACGCTTCTCAGCCCTTCGATGCTGTGAGTGCAAACGTGCTTGCCGAAGTGGATGCTCTGCTGGCGAAACTCGCGTAG
- the mltG gene encoding endolytic transglycosylase MltG yields MRRKLLLLLEMGLILAGLALGWSAWKLNSVLEQPLHVAQERLLDVPNGTNPNRMFYRMQSEGLLDDAVWLRLYWRFNMAGTPLHTGEYRLTPGMTVEDLFDAWRRADVVQYNLTLVEGWTFRQVRSAIAKHEKLKHTLDGLSDTEVMDKLGHTGVFPEGRFFPDTYRFVRGMSDVELLQQAYMRLDEVLAKEWAERTTDLPYRDPYQALIMASLVEKETGIPQERGQIAGVFVRRLRLGMMLQTDPTVIYGMGERYNGRITRADLREPTPYNTYTITGLPPTPIAMVGREAIHAALNPSDGTSLYFVARGDGSHVFSDDLDDHNSAVREFQLKRRADYRSSPAPQGQTDSVETPAVDAPEPDAQQALPSGESPAPAEAPAPDEQH; encoded by the coding sequence GTGAGACGCAAACTCCTGCTGTTGCTGGAAATGGGCTTGATCCTTGCCGGCCTGGCCTTGGGCTGGTCGGCCTGGAAGCTCAACTCGGTCCTGGAGCAACCTTTGCACGTGGCGCAGGAACGCCTGCTGGACGTGCCCAACGGTACAAACCCCAACCGCATGTTCTACCGCATGCAAAGCGAAGGGCTGCTGGATGATGCCGTCTGGCTGCGCTTGTACTGGCGCTTCAACATGGCCGGCACGCCGCTGCATACCGGTGAGTACCGCCTGACGCCTGGCATGACCGTGGAAGACTTGTTCGATGCCTGGCGCCGTGCCGACGTGGTGCAGTACAACCTGACGCTGGTCGAAGGCTGGACGTTCCGCCAGGTGCGCTCGGCGATTGCCAAGCATGAAAAGCTCAAGCATACCCTTGATGGTTTGTCCGACACCGAGGTGATGGACAAGCTTGGCCATACCGGCGTGTTCCCCGAAGGGCGCTTTTTCCCGGATACCTACCGTTTCGTGCGCGGCATGAGTGATGTGGAGCTGCTGCAGCAAGCCTATATGCGCCTGGACGAAGTGCTGGCCAAGGAGTGGGCCGAGCGCACCACCGACCTGCCGTATCGCGACCCTTATCAGGCGTTGATCATGGCCTCTCTGGTGGAAAAGGAAACCGGTATCCCCCAGGAACGTGGCCAGATTGCCGGCGTGTTCGTGCGGCGCCTGCGCCTGGGCATGATGCTGCAGACCGACCCTACCGTGATCTATGGCATGGGTGAGCGCTATAACGGCAGGATTACCCGCGCCGACCTGCGTGAGCCCACGCCCTACAACACGTACACCATCACCGGCCTGCCGCCGACGCCGATTGCCATGGTCGGGCGCGAGGCTATCCATGCAGCGCTTAACCCGTCCGACGGCACCAGCCTTTACTTCGTTGCGCGTGGTGACGGCAGCCATGTGTTCTCCGATGACCTGGACGATCACAACTCGGCAGTGCGCGAATTCCAGCTCAAGCGGCGGGCAGACTATCGCTCGAGCCCTGCGCCCCAGGGCCAGACCGATTCGGTCGAGACGCCGGCTGTTGATGCCCCGGAGCCTGATGCGCAGCAGGCCTTGCCGTCAGGCGAATCTCCAGCGCCGGCTGAAGCGCCAGCGCCAGACGAACAACATTAA
- the pabC gene encoding aminodeoxychorismate lyase: MHSWIDGQPATAVNLQNRGLAYGDGLFETIAVRAGRPSLLEGHLARLALGCERLAINADMPLVRDEVLRFASQLGDGVAKLILTRGDSQRGYAPVAGVPPRRILQGGPLPEYPAEHAEQGVRLYPCQTRLGEQPLLAGLKHLNRLEQVLARAEWQGSEHAEGLMQDGQGRVIEGVYSNLFLVRDGVLVTADLNRCGVAGVMRSALLEQAKALGISTQVRDVMLEELAQADEVFVCNSVYGIWPVRGHAELNWSPGPLTRKLQAVARTLLDT, encoded by the coding sequence ATGCATAGCTGGATCGATGGCCAGCCTGCGACTGCGGTCAACCTGCAGAACCGGGGCCTGGCCTACGGTGATGGTCTTTTCGAGACCATCGCCGTGCGTGCTGGCCGCCCCAGCTTGCTGGAAGGTCATCTGGCTCGCCTGGCGCTGGGGTGCGAGCGGTTGGCGATCAACGCCGACATGCCGCTGGTGCGCGACGAGGTCCTGCGTTTTGCCAGCCAGTTGGGTGACGGCGTTGCCAAACTCATCCTGACTCGCGGCGATAGCCAGCGTGGCTATGCCCCGGTTGCAGGTGTGCCGCCACGGCGCATCCTGCAAGGCGGGCCGCTGCCAGAATACCCGGCTGAACATGCCGAACAGGGTGTGCGGCTGTACCCTTGCCAGACCCGGCTTGGGGAACAACCCTTGCTGGCCGGCCTCAAACATCTCAACCGCCTTGAGCAGGTGCTGGCCCGTGCCGAGTGGCAGGGCAGTGAACATGCTGAAGGTTTGATGCAGGACGGGCAGGGCAGGGTGATCGAGGGTGTCTATAGCAACCTGTTCCTGGTGCGCGATGGCGTGCTGGTAACGGCTGACCTCAATCGATGCGGTGTCGCCGGCGTGATGCGCAGCGCATTGCTGGAACAGGCAAAAGCGTTAGGCATCTCAACGCAGGTGCGTGATGTGATGCTTGAAGAGCTGGCGCAGGCCGATGAGGTTTTTGTGTGCAACAGTGTTTATGGCATTTGGCCGGTGCGCGGCCACGCCGAGCTAAACTGGTCGCCGGGCCCGCTCACCCGTAAACTGCAGGCCGTTGCCCGTACGTTACTGGATACCTGA
- the fabF gene encoding beta-ketoacyl-ACP synthase II, whose product MSRRRVVVTGMGMLSPLGTDVPSTWQGILAGRSGIGPIEHTDLSAYSTRFGGSVKGFEVEQYLSAKEARKLDLFIQYGLAAGFQAVRNAGLEVTDANRERIGVAMGSGIGGLTNIEETSRTLHDSGPRRISPFFVPGSIINMISGFLSIHLGLQGPNYAIATACTTGTHCIGMAARNIAYGEADVMIAGGAEMAACGLGMGGFGASRALSTRNDEPTRASRPWDKGRDGFVLSDGAGALVLEELEHAQARGATIYAELVGFGMSGDAFHMTSPPDSGEGAARCMANALRDAGIQPEAVSYINAHGTSTPAGDVAEVAAIKRVFGDHAYKLAVSSTKSMTGHLLGAAGAVEAIFSVLAINSQMAPPTINLDEPDEGCDLDFVPHQARSMPIDVVLSNSFGFGGTNGSLVFRRFAG is encoded by the coding sequence GTGTCGCGTAGACGCGTCGTGGTCACCGGTATGGGTATGCTGTCGCCACTGGGTACGGATGTACCGAGCACCTGGCAGGGCATTCTGGCTGGCCGCAGTGGCATCGGGCCGATCGAACACACGGACCTTTCTGCCTACTCCACCCGTTTTGGCGGCTCGGTGAAGGGCTTTGAAGTCGAGCAGTACCTGTCGGCCAAAGAGGCCCGCAAGCTCGACCTGTTCATCCAGTACGGCTTGGCAGCCGGTTTCCAGGCGGTGCGTAATGCCGGCCTGGAAGTGACCGACGCCAACCGCGAGCGCATCGGCGTGGCCATGGGCTCGGGCATCGGCGGCCTGACCAATATCGAAGAAACCAGCCGCACCCTGCACGATTCGGGGCCGCGCCGCATTTCGCCATTCTTCGTGCCGGGTTCGATCATCAACATGATCTCGGGCTTCCTGTCGATCCATCTGGGGTTGCAGGGGCCTAACTACGCCATCGCCACGGCTTGCACCACTGGCACCCACTGCATCGGCATGGCCGCGCGCAACATCGCCTATGGCGAAGCCGACGTGATGATTGCAGGTGGCGCGGAAATGGCTGCATGTGGCCTCGGTATGGGTGGTTTTGGTGCCTCGCGTGCGCTGTCAACGCGCAACGATGAGCCAACCCGTGCCAGCCGTCCATGGGACAAGGGCCGTGATGGCTTCGTATTGTCCGACGGTGCCGGTGCGTTGGTGCTTGAAGAGCTTGAGCATGCCCAGGCCCGTGGCGCCACCATCTATGCCGAACTGGTTGGCTTTGGCATGAGCGGTGATGCCTTCCATATGACCTCGCCGCCCGATAGCGGCGAAGGGGCTGCCCGCTGCATGGCCAACGCCCTGCGCGACGCTGGCATCCAGCCGGAAGCAGTCAGCTACATCAATGCCCACGGCACTTCCACCCCTGCGGGTGACGTTGCCGAGGTTGCGGCAATCAAGCGTGTGTTCGGTGATCATGCCTACAAGCTGGCCGTCAGCTCGACCAAGTCGATGACGGGCCACCTGCTGGGCGCTGCCGGTGCGGTCGAAGCCATCTTCAGCGTGCTGGCAATCAACAGCCAGATGGCGCCACCGACCATCAACCTGGATGAGCCGGACGAAGGTTGCGACCTTGACTTCGTGCCGCATCAGGCGCGCAGCATGCCGATCGACGTGGTGCTGTCCAACTCGTTCGGCTTTGGTGGCACCAACGGCTCGCTGGTGTTCCGCCGGTTCGCCGGTTGA
- the acpP gene encoding acyl carrier protein, whose product MSTIEERVKKIVAEQLGVKEEEVTNEKSFVDDLGADSLDTVELVMALEEEFETEIPDEEAEKITTVQAAIDYVNSHKA is encoded by the coding sequence ATGAGCACCATCGAAGAACGCGTCAAGAAAATCGTCGCCGAGCAACTGGGCGTCAAGGAAGAAGAAGTGACCAACGAGAAGTCCTTCGTCGACGACCTGGGTGCCGATTCGCTTGACACCGTTGAGCTGGTGATGGCTCTGGAAGAGGAATTCGAGACCGAAATCCCTGACGAAGAAGCCGAGAAGATCACTACCGTTCAAGCTGCTATCGACTACGTCAACAGCCACAAGGCCTAA
- the fabG gene encoding 3-oxoacyl-ACP reductase FabG: MSLQGKVALVTGASRGIGQAIALELGRQGATVIGTATSASGAERIAATLKEHGITGTGMELNVTSAESVEAVLGAIGEQFGAPAILVNNAGITRDNLMLRMKDDEWFDVIDTNLNSLYRLSKGVLRGMTKARWGRIISIGSVVGAMGNAGQANYAAAKAGLEGFSRALAREVGSRGITVNSVTPGFIDTDMTRELPEAQREALQTQIPLGRLGQADEIAKVVSFLASDGAAYVTGATVPVNGGMYM; the protein is encoded by the coding sequence ATGAGCCTGCAAGGTAAAGTTGCACTGGTCACTGGCGCCAGCCGTGGTATCGGCCAGGCCATCGCCCTCGAGCTGGGCCGCCAGGGCGCTACCGTGATCGGTACTGCCACCTCGGCTTCCGGTGCCGAGCGCATCGCTGCCACCCTCAAAGAGCACGGCATCACCGGCACCGGCATGGAGCTGAACGTGACCAGCGCCGAATCGGTTGAGGCTGTGCTGGGCGCCATTGGCGAGCAGTTCGGTGCGCCGGCCATCCTGGTCAACAACGCCGGTATCACCCGTGACAACCTCATGCTGCGCATGAAGGACGACGAGTGGTTCGACGTGATCGACACCAACCTGAACAGCCTCTACCGTTTGTCCAAGGGCGTGCTGCGTGGCATGACCAAGGCACGTTGGGGTCGTATCATCAGCATCGGCTCGGTCGTCGGTGCCATGGGTAACGCTGGCCAGGCCAACTATGCGGCCGCCAAGGCGGGCCTGGAAGGTTTCAGCCGTGCCCTGGCGCGTGAAGTGGGCTCGCGTGGCATCACCGTCAACTCGGTGACCCCGGGCTTTATCGATACCGACATGACTCGCGAACTGCCAGAAGCGCAGCGCGAAGCCCTGCAAACCCAGATTCCGCTGGGCCGCCTGGGCCAGGCTGACGAAATCGCCAAGGTGGTTTCGTTCCTGGCATCCGACGGCGCAGCCTATGTCACCGGCGCCACCGTGCCGGTGAACGGCGGGATGTACATGTAA
- the fabD gene encoding ACP S-malonyltransferase: protein MSASLAFVFPGQGSQSLGMLAELGAEKPVIVETFKEASEALGYDLWALVQNGPEEKLNQTDKTQPAILTASIALWRLWLEEGGAKPAYVSGHSLGEYSALVAAGSISLKDAVRLVERRGQLMQEAVPAGHGAMAAILGLDDAVVVEICAEAAEDEVVSAVNFNSPGQVVIAGNKGAVDRAIELCKAKGAKRALPLAVSVPSHCALMKPAAERFAEAVNAIEWKAPQIPVVQNVTAAIAADLDALKRDLLAQLYQPVRWVECVQALAAHGAVNLVECGPGKVLAGLNKRCADGVTTYNLNTPDAVAATRAALA from the coding sequence ATGTCTGCATCCCTCGCATTCGTCTTCCCTGGTCAAGGTTCCCAGTCGCTGGGCATGCTCGCCGAGCTCGGCGCGGAAAAGCCAGTGATCGTCGAGACCTTCAAGGAGGCCTCCGAAGCTCTGGGCTACGACCTGTGGGCTCTGGTTCAGAATGGGCCGGAAGAAAAGCTCAATCAAACCGACAAGACTCAGCCTGCAATCCTGACTGCCTCCATCGCCTTGTGGCGCCTGTGGCTGGAGGAGGGCGGTGCCAAGCCAGCCTACGTCTCCGGCCATAGCCTGGGCGAATACAGCGCGCTGGTTGCCGCTGGCAGCATCAGCCTTAAAGACGCCGTTCGCCTGGTCGAGCGCCGTGGCCAGTTGATGCAGGAGGCCGTGCCGGCCGGTCATGGCGCCATGGCGGCCATTCTCGGCCTGGACGACGCCGTAGTCGTTGAAATCTGTGCCGAAGCGGCCGAAGACGAAGTGGTCAGCGCCGTCAACTTCAACTCGCCAGGCCAGGTAGTTATTGCCGGTAACAAAGGCGCTGTCGATCGCGCCATCGAGCTGTGCAAGGCCAAAGGTGCCAAGCGCGCTCTGCCGCTGGCCGTCAGCGTGCCGTCGCACTGTGCACTGATGAAGCCTGCCGCCGAGCGATTCGCCGAAGCAGTCAATGCGATCGAGTGGAAGGCGCCGCAAATTCCGGTGGTACAGAACGTTACCGCCGCCATTGCCGCCGACCTTGATGCACTCAAGCGCGACCTGCTGGCTCAGCTCTACCAGCCCGTTCGCTGGGTGGAGTGCGTGCAGGCCCTGGCGGCCCACGGCGCCGTCAACCTGGTTGAATGTGGCCCCGGTAAAGTGCTGGCTGGCCTGAACAAGCGTTGCGCCGATGGCGTAACCACCTACAACCTCAATACCCCTGACGCCGTCGCCGCCACCCGTGCGGCGCTGGCCTGA
- the plsX gene encoding phosphate acyltransferase PlsX encodes MSAQIIAIDAMGGDFGPRSIVQASIACLSATPSLHLALVGQPSLLEDLISGVSAADRARLQIVAASEVVGMDERPSQALRGKPDSSMRIALELVRDGRAQACVSAGNTGALMALSRFVLKTLPGIDRPAMVAAIPTQAGYCQLLDLGANVDCSAENLYQFAVMGSVAAQALGVQRPRVALLNIGTEDIKGNQQVKLAATLLQNARGLNYIGFVEGDGLYRGEADVVVCDGFVGNILLKSSEGLATMIGARIEKLFKGGALSRVAGAVAMPLLKRLQADLAPARHNGASFLGLQGIVIKSHGSAGVQGFQSAIQRALIEIQENLPQRLHGRLEDLLP; translated from the coding sequence TTGTCCGCTCAGATCATCGCGATCGACGCAATGGGCGGGGACTTCGGTCCCCGCAGCATTGTTCAGGCTAGCATTGCCTGCCTTTCCGCTACCCCCTCGTTGCATTTGGCCCTCGTCGGTCAGCCCTCTCTTCTAGAAGACCTGATTAGCGGCGTTTCAGCTGCGGATCGCGCGCGCCTGCAAATTGTGGCTGCCAGTGAAGTGGTCGGGATGGATGAGCGGCCGTCGCAGGCGTTGCGGGGCAAGCCGGATTCGTCGATGCGCATCGCCCTTGAACTGGTGCGTGATGGCAGGGCTCAGGCCTGCGTTAGTGCCGGTAATACCGGGGCATTGATGGCGTTGTCGCGTTTTGTGCTCAAGACGTTGCCGGGTATCGACCGCCCTGCCATGGTGGCGGCTATTCCGACGCAGGCGGGTTACTGCCAGTTGCTCGATTTGGGCGCCAATGTCGATTGCAGTGCCGAAAACCTCTATCAGTTTGCTGTAATGGGCTCGGTAGCGGCTCAGGCGTTGGGTGTCCAGCGGCCGCGTGTGGCGCTGCTCAATATCGGTACCGAGGACATCAAGGGTAACCAGCAGGTCAAGTTGGCTGCCACGCTGCTGCAGAACGCGCGCGGCCTCAATTACATCGGTTTCGTCGAGGGTGACGGGCTGTATCGGGGTGAGGCCGACGTGGTGGTGTGCGACGGTTTTGTCGGCAATATCCTGCTCAAATCCAGTGAAGGTCTGGCGACCATGATTGGCGCGCGCATTGAGAAACTGTTCAAGGGCGGCGCTTTGTCACGTGTTGCCGGGGCTGTTGCCATGCCGCTGCTCAAGCGCCTGCAGGCCGACCTGGCGCCGGCCCGGCACAATGGTGCGAGCTTTCTCGGGTTGCAGGGCATCGTCATCAAAAGCCACGGTTCGGCGGGGGTGCAAGGCTTTCAGAGTGCGATTCAGCGGGCGCTGATCGAGATTCAGGAAAACCTGCCCCAGCGGCTGCATGGCCGCCTCGAAGATTTGTTGCCTTAG
- the rpmF gene encoding 50S ribosomal protein L32 has product MAVQQNKKSRSARDMRRSHDALSENALSVEKTTGEVHLRHHVSPEGVYRGRKVVDKGADE; this is encoded by the coding sequence ATGGCTGTTCAGCAGAACAAAAAATCCCGCTCTGCCCGTGACATGCGTCGTTCGCACGACGCTCTGTCGGAAAACGCACTGTCGGTTGAGAAAACCACCGGTGAAGTACACCTGCGCCACCACGTTTCGCCAGAAGGCGTATACCGTGGTCGCAAAGTGGTCGACAAGGGCGCTGACGAGTAA
- a CDS encoding YceD family protein yields the protein MLNDPIPPHVDPRKLADRGVTLNGSLQLADLERLCDPLSDNVGTVQAKFDFERDEQHVVVIHSELDVEVKMVCQRCLELVTLPIHSECTYAVVKEGANTQSLPKGYDVLELGEDPLDLQALIEEELLLALPIVPAHHPEECQQPAGADEPDSSKDEVSRSNPFSVLAQLKRDPNV from the coding sequence ATGTTGAATGACCCGATTCCACCTCACGTTGACCCGCGCAAATTAGCCGATCGTGGCGTAACCCTTAACGGTTCGCTGCAACTCGCTGATTTGGAAAGACTCTGCGACCCGCTTTCCGACAATGTCGGTACGGTGCAGGCGAAGTTCGATTTTGAACGAGATGAACAGCACGTGGTGGTTATCCACAGCGAGCTGGACGTTGAAGTCAAAATGGTTTGCCAGCGTTGTCTTGAGCTGGTCACCCTGCCGATCCACAGCGAATGTACTTACGCCGTGGTGAAGGAGGGTGCGAATACCCAGTCGTTGCCGAAAGGCTATGACGTGCTGGAACTGGGCGAAGATCCTTTGGATCTGCAGGCCTTGATCGAGGAGGAGCTTTTGCTCGCCTTGCCCATTGTGCCTGCTCATCATCCGGAAGAATGCCAGCAGCCGGCGGGCGCAGACGAGCCCGACTCGAGCAAGGACGAGGTATCGCGGTCCAACCCGTTCAGTGTTTTGGCGCAGTTAAAGCGTGACCCAAACGTTTAG
- a CDS encoding Maf family protein has product MLPLLLASSSAYRRELLARLRLPFTWASPDLDERRLGDEPAVELVRRLARQKAEALAATHPEHLIIGSDQVAVLGEQILGKPHTFERACEQLLEASGQQVTFLTGLALLNTATGQCQVDCVPFTVNMRELSREQVERYVAAEQPLDCAGSFKAEGLGVSLFQSTHGSDATSLIGLPLIRLVDMLMKEGVSIP; this is encoded by the coding sequence ATGCTTCCCTTGTTACTGGCTTCGAGCTCTGCTTATCGCCGCGAACTGCTGGCGCGACTGCGCCTGCCCTTCACCTGGGCAAGCCCCGACTTAGACGAGCGGCGGCTGGGTGACGAGCCGGCAGTGGAGCTCGTGCGCCGGCTGGCCAGGCAAAAGGCAGAGGCACTCGCAGCAACCCACCCCGAGCACCTGATCATCGGCTCCGACCAGGTTGCGGTGCTGGGCGAACAGATACTCGGCAAGCCACACACATTCGAACGGGCATGCGAGCAATTGCTGGAAGCCAGCGGGCAGCAGGTAACCTTCCTGACCGGGCTGGCACTGCTAAACACCGCCACTGGGCAGTGCCAGGTCGATTGCGTGCCGTTTACGGTGAATATGCGCGAGCTGAGCCGGGAGCAAGTGGAACGGTATGTGGCGGCCGAGCAGCCGCTGGATTGCGCCGGGAGCTTCAAGGCAGAGGGACTGGGGGTGAGTTTGTTTCAGAGCACCCACGGGAGTGATGCGACGAGCCTGATCGGGCTACCGCTGATTCGGTTGGTGGATATGCTGATGAAGGAGGGAGTGAGCATCCCTTAG